From the Chitinispirillales bacterium genome, the window TCCGGTGCGATCGGAGGAAGCGTTACGCACGAATTTCACGTGCTTGCCGACAGCGGAGAAGACAAAATAATATTCTGCACAAAATGCGATTATGCCGCCAATTCGGAAAAAGCGTCAAAACAAATAAACGATAATTTTGCGCAGGCAAATAACGAAATCGCACTTCCTCAAGACGTCGAAACGCCAAATAAAAAGTCAATTGAGGAAGTATCGCAGTTTCTGAAAATTCCGCAAGAGAAAACCATAAAGACGCTTCTTTACGTTATCGACGAAGATAAATTAGTTGCGGTTCTGATTCGCGGCGATTTGGAATGTAACGAAGTAAAATTGCGTAATTTCTTCAAAGGAAACATCATAGAAGCCGCCGACGAAAACCGTTTGCTTGCGGACGGATTCGCAGTAGGATTTTTGGGACCTGTAGGCTTTAAAAGCGATGTGAAAATAGCGGCGGATTATTCCGTTAAATCGGTAATTGACGGTGTTATCGGGGCAAACAAAAAAGATTTTCATACTATTCACATTTTGCCTAAACGCGACTTGCCCGATTTGGAATACGACGACTTTTCGTTTGCGGACAAGGGTGATTTGTGTCCTGTTTGCGGCGGCTTGTTAGACGTTTGCAGAGGAATTGAAGTCGGGCAGGTATTCAAATTAGGAACAAAATATTCCAAAGCGATGAATATGACGTATATTGACGAAAGCGGCGAAAACAAAACTCCTACGATGGGATGCTACGGCATCGGCGTCGGACGAACGGCGGCGGCGGCGATAGAGCAAAATCACGATGAAAACGGAATTATTTTTCCTATTGAAATAGCGCCTTTCTCTGTTTCGATTTTGCTTTTGGACGCCGAAGATAAACAAGCCGTAGAAATAGCCGAAAAATTGTATCTCGATATTGAAAACGCCGAAACGGGAATCGACGCGCTTTTTGACGATCGCCAAGAACGCCCGGGCGTAAAATTCAAAGACCACGATTTGATAGGAATACCGATACAAGTGATCGTAGGAACAAGGGGAATAAAAAGTGGAACCGTAGAGGTGAAAATCCGCGAAAACGCAACGAAAGAATCTGTCGCAATTGATAAAATTTTTGAATACGTCGTGAAAAAAATCGAAGAATTAAAAAGAAAGATTACATAAAATGCTTGTCGCCTTAATTGCACGACAAGCACGTATGTAATTTCCAGAAAACTTCTTTCTACAACACAAGCGATTTCAACGTCGTCTTCATCTGCTTGTTGTGAATGCGAATCATATACATTCCTTTCGCGACGTTGCCGAGAGAAAGAGTGTTGAGACCGGCGCGCAGATTCTCGTTCTTAAACGACTTAATAATACGTCCGTTTATGCCGATAACGTCAACGGTGTAAATTCCGGACGCCGAAAGATTGAGTTTAAGCGCGTTGCCCGACATCGCTTGAACCGAAATTCTCTGCATAACCGCTTTTTGTCCGTTTGCTATACCGACCTTTATTCCCTGCGTCTGTTCGCCGCTGTAAAGAGTAAAATCCTTTATAGAAAGCAAAGTTTTCGGGTCTATTTTCGGAAATTCTTTTCCGCTGGGTTCGGGAATTTGGATTGCGACCTCAATACCTGTAATCGTTTTTGTAAAATCGGTTCCTTGCGCGTGCAAACCGACCAAATCCGGATAATCCGTACCGACGTACTGATTTCTCTGGAAAGCGCTTATCGGAATTTGTCCGCTTTCGACTTCGCGGCTCAAATTACTCAAAGTTATTTCATACGGATAACCTTTATCGAACTCGTCGTTTGTAATCAAGCGAATCGTGAGCGGAGCGGTAGTTTTGTATGTTAAAGATATATGGTCAAATTCAAATTCACCGGCATCGCCGTAAATAGAGTAGCCTGCGTCTTCGGATTGATCCTTGATTAACGTCGTAGTGATTTCCGCATCTGTAATATTGCCGATAATTTTGGGCTTGTTTGTAATCGATTTATTTTCGTACGTAAAAAATTCCCAATCGCCGATATCGGTAATTTTTTTCTCGTCTTTACCGACTTTTACTTTCGCGACAAGCGATTTCACGTATTCGATAGTCTGTTTTCCACTGTAAAAAAACGCACCGTTATTAAGTCCGTGATCACGAATTTTTTCCCAAGTTTCAATCCTGTCCTCCCAACTATTCCAATTATTCTTTACTACTAAACCGTAAGCGTCTTTGTTGGCGTCGTTCATAAGCGTCGCGTAATCGTAAATCGGAGTAAAATAATCGGTGTGACAGCCGATTTGAAACGGCGCTTTCCCCCCTCTCATGCGTTGATCAAGCGAATATTCCATCGTTTTTATAGCGATGTTTTTCGGCGTCCCGTAAAGAATAAACAAATTGAAATCGAATCCGGTAATTTTCCCGTTTTTCATCCACTCGTCACGATCTTCCTGCGTAGGCGATTCACCCTCTCCTTCAGCGATTAGTTTGTGATTTTGCCAAACTTCTTCACGGTATGCCGGAGGAACGATCAAAACGGCGACCGGAATCTGCCAAACGCCGTAGGGAAGCGAATCGAAATTACTTTTGTTTTCACCCGCCATTCTCTGCCACGCGACATTCGGCGAACCGTTGTCCATAGTGTAGGGCCAAAGTTGATTAGTCCCGTCCATATTGTATTCGTAACCCTCTTCGTTGCCGCAGTCATACAAATATCCCAAATCTTTCAACGCGTAAAACAAACCGGAACTTACCTCCAAACGCGGAGCGCGGAAAGCGACACAAGTTCCTTTCGCCGCCGAAAGTCCGTAAGCGTCCGTCAATTCCCTTTCCGCAAGCGAAATAAGTCCTTTCCAAGCCTTTGCCGAAAGTACTTTGCCGGCATATCCTTTCCAACCCATATATTGCCAAATATTACCGTCTCTTTGACCGAAAGCCTCCGCTTCGTTTGTGATGAACGTTTCGCCGTCCGGCATAGTTACTGTATCTATTTTCGACGCGTCATAGCCCTCGCCGCCCCAAAGCCCAAACCCGTCGAGATAGGCTTCGCCGCCGTCAGGTAAGGACGATATCGGTTCTCCCTTTTTGTTTGGAAGCGGAGAGTTGGTTTCCATATGGTCGATAGTGTGATTGCCTATTTCATGTCCTAATTCTATCACCTCGGCAAATACTTCTTCAATGTAGCCGCGAGTGAAAAGTTTTGAATAATCCTTTGCCGCATCCGCCGCCTGATCGTTAAAAATCGCATATTCCCGTCCCCAAGTTACCGAAATTTTTGAATGTCTTGATCCCCAAGCGGTTCCCGAAGCGTAAAATTCTTCGTTGGGTACGTAATATCCGTATTTTGATTCTCTGGACTGCCAATCGATCGGAAACGCCGAAACGATAAGTCCCGTAATCACGTTGAAAGTCATCGTAATCGGGCTGCCGTCGCCAAGATTGTGTTTAAATATTTTATCCGTAAAAGGTCTTACCATAGTCCAAGCGTCCGAATTGTCGGGAGTTTGGTTGTTTGTCGCAGCGTCCGCAATCCAATCGGTGCAAGCATAAATTACGTCGTTATAAAGAACCGTGTCAGAATATCCGCCTGGCTTATTCGGGCTGTAATAAGGAGCGGCTCCTCTGCTTAAAAGCATAGGCGACGACGGATCCCATTTGGAACAACCGGGATTATTGCGTCCCGCAAGACTGTACGCGGCCCAGCCCATCCCGAAACCGCCCTCTTTAATTTTTAACTCGTTTTTATTTTGCGTAGTAACCCAGCCGCCTTCATCCCGCAAACCGCCGACCCAGTTTACAGAAGCAAATTGTCCCGCGGTCGTCGTAGGACCTTCGTAATTAGTGCCTTTTTTACCCGAATACGCGTTGTCGTCCCAAATAAAAGCGACGATTTGTTTTATGGTGTCTAACCCCCCCCGCCGGAAGGCGGAAGCGGAGATGGGAAATTGTAATTTTGAGCGCACACTAAAAAAGCGGATGCCAGCGCTAAAAGCGCCGACATCTTTATACTGTCCGATTTGAAAAAGAATTTTCTTAACATAGAAGTTTCCTTTGTTTTTGACTACAATACAAGCGATTTCAACGTTGTCTTCATCTGCTTGTTGTGAATGCGAATCATATACATTCCTTTCGCGACGTTGCCGAGAGAAAGAGTGTTGAGACCGGCGCGCAGATTCTCGTTCTTAAACGACTTAATAATACGACCGTTTATACCGATAACGTCAACGTTGTAAACTCCGGACGCCGCAAGATTGAGTTTAAGCGCGTTGGCCGACATCGCTTGAACCGTAATTCTCTGTACAGCGACTTTCTGTTTACCTGTTGCAATGCCAACCTCAATGTCTTGCGTCTGTTCGCCGCTATAAAGAGTAAAATCTTTTATCGAAAGCAAAGTTCTCTGCGATTTGTTTTCAGGAACCTGAACGGCGACCTCAATCGCAATAATATCTTTTGTAAAATCGGTTCCTTTCGCATGCAAACCGACCAAACTCGAATGATCGGCGCCGACATATTGATTTCTCTGAAAAGCGCTTATAGGAATTTGTCCGCTTTGCACAAAACGACTCATATTCGCTACGCTCGCGTCCCACCCGTTGAGATTGCCTAAGGTAATTTCATACGGATACGCCTCGTCAATCGGATCGTCGGTAATCAAGCGAATAGTTAACGGCGCACTGGTAGAATAAGAAAGCGAAATATGGTCGAATTCAAAATCGCCGGCATCACCGTAGATAGCGTAACCGGCGACCTCGGTTTCAGACGCTTCGGTATTTATTTCGGCGTTTACAATATCGCCGTCAAAATTATCTGAGATTGCCGTGGATTTATCTTCATGCGAGAAAAATTCCCACCCGCCGATATCGGTAATATTTTTTTTATCTTCGCCGACTTTTACCTTTGCGACAAGTTCTTTTACGTATTCAATCGTTTCTTTACCGCTTTTAAAAAGCGCGCCGTTTAAAATTCCGTAATCGCGAATATCTTCCCATACGTCTTTTCTGTCCGACCAACTGTTCATATTTTCTGTTATCACTAATCCGTAACTTTTTTTGTTTGCGTCGTTTAATAGCGTCGCGTTGTCATAGATCGGGGTGAAATAATCGGTGTGACAGCCGATTTGGAACGGCGCTTTTCCGCCGTTCATACGCTGGTCGAGCGAATAGCGCATCGTCGCTTTAGCCGCTTCTTTGCTCGCTCCGTAAAGAATGAACAAGTTAAAGTCAAAACCTGTGATTTTTCCGGTTTTCTTCCAATCCACTTCTTCTTCATCTGAAGGAGAATCGCCTTCTCCGGCTCTAACTTTTTTGTGATTTTGCCAAACTCCGTCGCGGTATAATTCCGGAACAATCAAAACGGCGACCGGAATTTCCCAAATACCGTACGGAAGCGAATCGAAATTACTCATGTCTTCACCTACCGCTCTCTGCCATGCTACGTTTGGAGAGCCGTTATCCGTCGTGTAGGGCCACAGATGGTTAGTTCCGTCCATATTGTATTCATAACCTTCTTCGTTACCGCAGTCGTACAAATATCCCAGATCTTTCAAAGCCCAGAACAAATCGGAATTAACTTCCAAACGAGGAGCGCGAAACGCTATACAATTTTTCGCCTGCGCCGATATATCGTAAGCCGCGGTCAACTCTGTTTCGGCAAGGGATATAAGACCTTTCCAGGCATTTTTCGAAAGTACTTTACCGGCGTAGCCTTTCCAACCCATATATTGCCAAACGTTACCTTTTCTTTGTCCAAAATCTTTTGCTTCGTCGGTGATAAATTTTTTTCCGCTTGGCAAAGTTACTGTGTCGATTTCGGCATTGTCCATCCCCTCGCCGTTCCATTTCGCAAAACCGTCCATATATGCCGTACCGCTGCCATTACCTGGCGCATTACCAATTGCGGGGTATGCGTTTCCCGCCGCATAAGGAAGCGGAGAGTTTGTTTCCATATGGTCGATTGTGTGGTTTCCTATCTCGTGACCTAATTGCATTGTTTCACGGAATACGTCTTCAAGAAAAGAAAAATAAGCGAGTTTTGACTGGTCTTTAGAGTTTGCCGCCGCCGCGTCGGTATAAATACCGTACTCTCTTCCCCAAGTTATCGAAATTTTTTGATGTCTTTCTTGCGGCAACGGTAAAGGATAAAATTCATCGTTAGGCACATAATATCCGTATTTGGACTCTCTTGCCAAATAATTAACAGGAAACGACGGAACTATAAGTCCAGTAATCACGTTAAAAGTCATCGTAATCGGACTGCCGTCATCATTGGTTTTTATCGGAGTAATACTTGAAAGGTCTCTAACTTTTTCCCAACCTGTATAATCTTCCGTAGAGGATTCAGGAGATGTTCCTTTCGACATCCATCCTTTCGCTCTCCATATAGCGTCTTTGTATATCACTTCATCGCCTGTACTCCAATTTTCTACGAGATAATTCCAATACATCGTTTGTAACGG encodes:
- a CDS encoding T9SS type A sorting domain-containing protein: MRSKLQFPISASAFRRGGLDTIKQIVAFIWDDNAYSGKKGTNYEGPTTTAGQFASVNWVGGLRDEGGWVTTQNKNELKIKEGGFGMGWAAYSLAGRNNPGCSKWDPSSPMLLSRGAAPYYSPNKPGGYSDTVLYNDVIYACTDWIADAATNNQTPDNSDAWTMVRPFTDKIFKHNLGDGSPITMTFNVITGLIVSAFPIDWQSRESKYGYYVPNEEFYASGTAWGSRHSKISVTWGREYAIFNDQAADAAKDYSKLFTRGYIEEVFAEVIELGHEIGNHTIDHMETNSPLPNKKGEPISSLPDGGEAYLDGFGLWGGEGYDASKIDTVTMPDGETFITNEAEAFGQRDGNIWQYMGWKGYAGKVLSAKAWKGLISLAERELTDAYGLSAAKGTCVAFRAPRLEVSSGLFYALKDLGYLYDCGNEEGYEYNMDGTNQLWPYTMDNGSPNVAWQRMAGENKSNFDSLPYGVWQIPVAVLIVPPAYREEVWQNHKLIAEGEGESPTQEDRDEWMKNGKITGFDFNLFILYGTPKNIAIKTMEYSLDQRMRGGKAPFQIGCHTDYFTPIYDYATLMNDANKDAYGLVVKNNWNSWEDRIETWEKIRDHGLNNGAFFYSGKQTIEYVKSLVAKVKVGKDEKKITDIGDWEFFTYENKSITNKPKIIGNITDAEITTTLIKDQSEDAGYSIYGDAGEFEFDHISLTYKTTAPLTIRLITNDEFDKGYPYEITLSNLSREVESGQIPISAFQRNQYVGTDYPDLVGLHAQGTDFTKTITGIEVAIQIPEPSGKEFPKIDPKTLLSIKDFTLYSGEQTQGIKVGIANGQKAVMQRISVQAMSGNALKLNLSASGIYTVDVIGINGRIIKSFKNENLRAGLNTLSLGNVAKGMYMIRIHNKQMKTTLKSLVL
- a CDS encoding proline--tRNA ligase is translated as MRFNEAFIYTLREDPSEAELVSHKLMTRAGMIMKVSAGIYNYLPLGYRVIKKIENIIREELAKEHCAELLMPTVVPAELWRESGRWGYYGKELLRFKDRKENDFCLGPTHEEVITDIARRSMKSYRDYPRNLYQIQGKFRDETRPRFGLMRGREFIMKDGYSFHTNEECLDKTYWNMHAAYTRIFTKLGLKFRSVEADSGAIGGSVTHEFHVLADSGEDKIIFCTKCDYAANSEKASKQINDNFAQANNEIALPQDVETPNKKSIEEVSQFLKIPQEKTIKTLLYVIDEDKLVAVLIRGDLECNEVKLRNFFKGNIIEAADENRLLADGFAVGFLGPVGFKSDVKIAADYSVKSVIDGVIGANKKDFHTIHILPKRDLPDLEYDDFSFADKGDLCPVCGGLLDVCRGIEVGQVFKLGTKYSKAMNMTYIDESGENKTPTMGCYGIGVGRTAAAAIEQNHDENGIIFPIEIAPFSVSILLLDAEDKQAVEIAEKLYLDIENAETGIDALFDDRQERPGVKFKDHDLIGIPIQVIVGTRGIKSGTVEVKIRENATKESVAIDKIFEYVVKKIEELKRKIT